The Lactuca sativa cultivar Salinas chromosome 2, Lsat_Salinas_v11, whole genome shotgun sequence genome includes a window with the following:
- the LOC111901350 gene encoding receptor-like protein 9DC3 gives MSNSKVLLFFSLFFFFIFVASSSSFNATTHKCSPQQTLDLLLFKQNLSSINFSFGYPPYYSPCQDWLGSHYYYPIMMNWNKNTDCCKWNGVTCNHFTGDVISIDLSCGMLQGSIHPNTTLFRLPHLQTLNLAYNDLTDSQLPHDFSNSLTHLNISRCWVLPTYLDLSSSLKSLDLSYTGLQGKLPDNILNLQYLEKLHLRGNSFVTGPIPKVNMSINVPLKWLHLSFTNLSGEIPDSIGHLKSLSHLGLSSCGLVGSLPKSLVNLKNLTTLNVEGNMLKGTLPSLLFTLPLLENLYLGNNIFTGGLASELFNCRSLKRLSLDNNQLEGEINGGSTSPSIIQLVNLTHLGLSSNNFTGLWELEVLLSSLPNLQLLMLSDSGLSVVSDNSSSYVNPEFSFLGLASCRLNFFSGVIPQCLGDISFSLEYLNLKSNLIQGFFPPLICNLSALTFLDMSDNNFGGVIPQCLGNVISSLLMVDMGNNHFHGTIPNVYEECGQLEGLIFNGNQLQGEIPRSLSKCQYLKVLDLGNNQLNDTFPEWLGDLPMLQVLALKSNKLHGLIETPSTIKSAFPSMRVLDLSHNEFAGHPPREYLRNFNAMKNTVMNSTKPKSFPVGGNYYSVSVVKGLEQVIPQILVDYVILDLSNNKFDGEIPSVIGYLTSLKVLDLSHNSLTGRIPYVLGNLSEIEYLDLSWNKLNGEIPRSLAELKFLRFLNLSQNHLMGRIPSGTQFGTFTNSFGGNPELCGLPLPKKCGHPNE, from the exons ATGAGTAATTCAAAGGTGCTTCTCTTCTTctcccttttctttttcttcatctttgttgcttcttcctcttctttcaaTGCCACCACTCACAAATGCTCTCCTCAACAGACCCTTGATTTGCTTCTCTTTAAACAAAACCTTTCCTCCATCAATTTCTCATTCGGTTACCCCCCATATTATTCCCCATGCCAAGATTGGCTTGGTTCTCATTATTATTATCCAATCATGATGAACTGGAACAAGAATACAGATTGTTGCAAGTGGAATGGTGTCACTTGTAACCACTTCACGGGTGATGTTATAAGCATTGACTTGAGTTGTGGAATGCTACAAGGTAGCATCCACCCTAACACCACCCTCTTTCGCCTTCCTCATCTCCAAACACTTAACCTTGCTTACAATGATCTTACTGATTCCCAACTTCCACATGACTTTTCTAATAGTCTCACACATCTCAACATCTCTCGAT GTTGGGTTTTACCCACTTATCTTGATCTCAGTTCTTCtctaaaatcactcgatcttagCTACACTGGTTTGCAAGGGAAGTTACCTGATAACATCTTGAATCTTCAATATTTAGAGAAACTTCACTTGAGAGGCAATTCGTTTGTCACTGGTCCAATACCCAAAGTCAACATGAGCATTAACGTCCCTCTCAAGTGGTTACATCTCTCCTTCACCAACTTATCAGGAGAGATACCTGACTCGATTGGTCATCTCAAATCTTTGAGCCACTTGGGTCTCTCTTCATGTGGTTTAGTGGGGTCCCTTCCTAAATCTCTTGTTAACCTTAAGAATCTTACTACTCTTAATGTAGAAGGTAACATGCTTAAAGGAACGTTGCCTTCTTTATTGTTTACTCTTCCATTGCTAGAAAACCTTTATCTTGGTAATAACATCTTTACTGGAGGATTGGCATCAGAGTTGTTCAACTGTCGATCATTAAAGAGATTATCCCTTGACAACAATCAGTTGGAAGGGGAGATTAATGGAGGCTCCACATCACCATCAATTATCCAACTCGTCAACCTCACTCACCTTGGCCTTTCATCAAATAATTTCACAGGTTTGTGGGAGCTTGAAGTATTGCTATCAAGCCTACCAAACCTTCAATTGCTTATGCTATCTGATAGTGGCTTATCTGTTGTCTCCGACAATTCTTCCAGCTATGTCAACCCTGAATTCTCCTTCTTAGGTTTGGCATCTTGCAGATTAAATTT CTTTAGTGGTGTGATTCCACAATGCTTGGGAGATATCAGCTTCTCTCTAGAGTATTTGAATCTCAAGTCCAATCTGATTCAAGGATTCTTCCCTCCATTAATTTGCAACCTCAGCGCTCTAACATTTCTGGATATGTCTGATAATAATTTTGGTGGAGTGATTCCACAATGCTTGGGAAATGTCATCTCCTCTCTTTTGATGGTAGATATGGGGAACAATCATTTCCATGGCACTATTCCAAATGTGTATGAAGAGTGTGGACAATTAGAGGGGCTTATTTTCAATGGAAATCAATTACAAGGAGAAATCCCACGTTCCTTGTCCAAATGCCAATACTTGAAGGTCTTAGATCTGGGGAACAACCAATTAAATGACACATTCCCCGAATGGTTAGGCGATCTCCCAATGCTGCAAGTTCTTGCCCTTAAATCAAACAAGTTACATGGTCTCATTGAAACCCCATCTACAATTAAAAGTGCATTTCCAAGCATGAGAGTTCTGGACTTATCTCATAATGAATTTGCAGGCCATCCTCCACGAGAGTATTTACGAAATTTCAATGCCATGAAGAACACGGTAATGAATAGCACAAAACCAAAATCTTTTCCAGTGGGTGGAAATTATTACTCCGTCAGTGTGGTGAAAGGCTTGGAGCAAGTGATTCCACAAATTTTGGTTGATTATGTAATTTTGGATCTATCGAACAATAAATTTGATGGGGAGATTCCGAGCGTAATCGGTTACCTTACTTCACTTAAGGTGCTTGACCTATCCCACAACAGCCTCACGGGTCGAATTCCATATGTTTTAGGGAATCTCTCGGAGATTGAATACTTAGATCTATCTTGGAACAAACTCAACGGAGAGATCCCTAGAAGCCTTGCAGAATTGAAATTTCTTAGATTCTTAAACCTCTCGCAAAACCATCTTATGGGACGTATTCCATCAGGAACACAATTCGGTACATTTACCAATTCATTTGGAGGGAATCCAGAACTCTGTGGTCTTCCGTTACCCAAAAAGTGTGGGCATCCAAATGAATAA
- the LOC111901288 gene encoding receptor-like protein Cf-9 homolog: MSNSKLLLSFFLFLFFPFICFASSSSFNTTPKCSPQQTLALLLFKQNLSSMHAPDDLACRRLLGSDYHPIMMKWSMNTDCCMWDGITCNHITGDVIGIDLSCGMLQGIIHPNTSLFDLPHLQKLNLAYNDFTASQLPPEIGRFSNSLTHLNISSCGLVGDIPVEILFLPKLVSLDLSSNNGLKMNPYVLRNLLRNSTHLREVVMAHVDIGWVLPTSLNISSSLKSLDLSWTGLQGKLPDNIFNLPYLEKLDLANNWYLTGPLPNVNKSINIPLKYLGLSSTNLSGDTLDSIGHLTSLKYLDLSSCSLLGAFPKSIFNLTHLTTLNVEGNMLNGTLPSSLFTLPLIEDVVLGFNLFSGGLPSELFKCRSLKQLILRANQLDSEINQASTPLLFIQLINLSLLDLQSNNFKGVWNFETLLSSLPNLTGLDLSYSGLTVLSDDSPTYVNPNFWFLNLASCNLNVFPESLRAMKNLQYLLLYGNNIGGHIPDWVGEIGGNQLIAVDLSNNSITNLPQFQWGGVTQMSIKSNMIQGPFPPSICNMRNLEYLDMSNNRFDGVIPQCFGNMSSLGMIHLGTNLFNGTIPNVCAYNRQLKWLILNGNQFDGEVPIFLSKCRDLEILDLGNNQLYGTFPGWLGDLPGLQVLVLKSNNFHGPIETSSTIKPPFSLLRVLDISHNQFAGHLPGKYFQYFNAMKDAVRMGLTPEYFEFNGKYYSIVVGVKGHQLPFPQLLVDYTILDLSSNKFEGEIPDIIGTLNSLIVLNLSHNNLNGGIPHTLGSLLEIESLDLSWNKLTGEIPQSLADINNLAVLDLSQNHLVGRIPQGTQFNTFEGRSFEGNLGLCGFPLTKHCEHPRSPQHEVTDGDGDEDESGFTWKVVMLGYGCGTLPGFVIAYVMLSTGKAKWLNAIFDAAEHMIQTRKNKIRRRYIFIGK; the protein is encoded by the coding sequence ATGAGTAATTCAAAGTTGCTTCTCtcctttttcctttttcttttctttccctTTATCTGTTTtgcttcttcctcttctttcaaTACCACCCCCAAATGCTCTCCTCAGCAGACCCTTGCGTTGCTTCTCTTTAAACAAAACCTTTCTTCAATGCATGCCCCGGATGATTTGGCATGTCGTCGTTTGCTTGGTTCTGATTATCATCCAATTATGATGAAGTGGAGCATGAATACTGATTGTTGCATGTGGGATGGTATCACATGCAACCACATCACTGGTGATGTTATTGGTATCGACCTCAGTTGTGGGATGCTACAAGGTATCATCCACCCTAACACCTCCCTCTTTGATCTTCCTCATCTCCAAAAACTAAACCTTGCTTACAATGATTTTACTGCTTCCCAACTTCCACCTGAAATTGGTAGGTTTTCCAATAGTCTCACACATCTAAATATCTCTTCATGTGGGCTTGTCGGCGATATTCCTGTGGAAATCTTGTTCCTTCCTAAATTGGTTTCTCTTGATCTCTCTTCAAACAATGGATTGAAAATGAATCCTTATGTTTTAAGGAATCTTTTGCGAAATTCCACTCATTTGAGAGAGGTTGTCATGGCTCATGTTGATATAGGTTGGGTTTTACCCACTTCTCTTAATATCTCTTCTTCTCTTAAATCGCTGGATCTTAGCTGGACTGGTTTGCAAGGGAAATTACCTGATAACATCTTCAATCTTCCCTATTTGGAAAAACTTGACTTGGCAAACAATTGGTACCTTACTGGTCCATTGCCCAATGTTAACAAGAGCATTAACATCCCTCTAAAGTATTTGGGCCTCTCATCCACCAATTTATCAGGAGATACATTAGACTCAATCGGACATCTCACGTCCTTGAAATATTTGGATCTTTCTTCTTGTAGTTTGCTGGGGGCGTTTCCCAAATCCATATTTAACCTTACACATCTTACCACTCTTAATGTAGAAGGTAACATGCTTAATGGAACGTTGCCTTCTTCGTTGTTTACTCTTCCCTTAATAGAAGACGTTGTTCTTGGTTTTAACTTGTTTAGTGGAGGCTTACCATCAGAGTTGTTCAAGTGTCGGTCATTAAAACAGTTAATCCTTCGTGCGAACCAATTAGATAGCGAGATTAATCAAGCCTCCACTCCTTTGTTATTCATCCAACTCATCAACCTCAGTCTCCTTGACCTTCAATCGAATAATTTCAAAGGTGTATGGAATTTCGAAACCTTGTTATCAAGCCTACCAAACCTTACAGGACTCGATCTCTCCTATAGTGGCTTAACTGTTCTCAGCGACGATTCCCCTACCTATGTCAACCCTAATTTCTGGTTTTTAAATTTAGCATCTTGCAACCTAAATGTGTTTCCAGAGTCCTTACGAGCTATGAAAAATCttcaatatttattattatatggCAACAACATAGGGGGTCATATTCCTGATTGGGTAGGGGAGATAGGAGGAAATCAGTTGATTGCTGTGGATCTCTCAAATAACTCTATTACAAACTTGCCACAGTTTCAATGGGGTGGAGTAACTCAAATGTCCATCAAGTCCAACATGATTCAAGGACCATTCCCTCCATCAATTTGCAACATGAGAAATCTAGAATATCTTGATATGTCCAATAATAGATTTGATGGAGTGATTCCACAATGCTTTGGAAATATGAGCTCTCTTGGGATGATACATTTAGGGACCAATCTTTTTAATGGAACCATTCCAAATGTGTGCGCATATAATCGACAATTAAAGTGGCTTATTTTGAATGGAAATCAATTTGATGGAGAGGTTCCCATTTTTTTATCCAAATGTAGAGATTTGGAAATACTTGATTTGGGAAACAACCAGTTGTATGGCACATTTCCTGGCTGGTTAGGAGACCTTCCAGGGCTGCAGGTTCTTGTTCTTAAATCTAACAATTTTCATGGTCCTATTGAAACATCTTCTACAATTAAACCCCCATTTTCACTTCTACGAGTTCTCGACATATCTCATAACCAGTTTGCAGGACATCTTCCCGGGAAATATTTTCAATATTTCAATGCCATGAAGGATGCGGTACGGATGGGCTTGACACCAGAATATTTCGAATTCAATGGAAAGTATTACTCTATAGTAGTTGGGGTGAAAGGTCATCAACTTCCATTTCCACAGCTTTTGGTTGACTATACAATTCTTGATCTATCCAGTAACAAATTTGAAGGAGAGATTCCTGACATCATTGGCACTCTTAACTCACTTATAGTGCTCAACTTATCCCATAACAACCTCAATGGTGGAATCCCACATACTCTGGGTAGTCTCTTGGAGATTGAATCATTGGACCTATCATGGAACAAACTTACAGGAGAGATCCCTCAAAGTCTTGCAGACATCAATAATCTTGCAGTGTTAGACCTCTCACAAAATCATCTTGTGGGACGTATTCCACAAGGAACACAATTCAACACATTTGAAGGGAGGTCTTTCGAAGGGAATTTGGGATTGTGTGGGTTTCCGTTGACCAAGCATTGTGAGCATCCACGTTCCCCACAACATGAAGTTACTGATGGTGATGGAGATGAAGATGAGAGTGGGTTTACATGGAAAGTGGTGATGTTGGGATATGGATGTGGCACCCTACCTGGATTTGTTATAGCATATGTAATGTTGTCAACCGGAAAAGCAAAGTGGTTAAATGCAATATTCGATGCAGCAGAGCATATGATCCAGACAAGGAAAAACAAAATAAGAAGAAGATACATATTTATTGGGAAGTAA